TTTGCCATCCACAGCCGCGCCCCACGCAAACTCGGTCGGCGATCGCTCACGAAAGTGACCCGAAACCGGCGGCGGGCATACAGATTGCGATGGCAAGTGACGGTGCGGGGTTTTCCCTCATCCCGCACTTGTAGCGAAGTGTGTCGCGCCTTCACAAGCGCGGTTCATGGTTTAATTTGGAGACGCCCGCTTATTCCGATGGAAACGCATCGGACGGCGCCAGCGACTTGATCAGGTCGAACATGCGTTTGCGCACGGTCGGTTCCGCAATCCGGTAATAAGCCCGCACCAGTTCGAGGGTCTCGCGCTTGGTCATATGATCGTCGAGACCAACCCCGAATGGTTCCTGTGCCTCCGCAAACCCGTGGCTCCGTCCCCGCGGTCCGGACATCGGGGTCGCGTCCATGCCTTCGGGCATATCGTCGAAAAAAAAGCTGATCGGCACATCCAGCACGCGGGAAATGTCGAACAGGCGGGAGGCCCCGACCCGGTTGACACCGCGCTCGTATTTCTGAACCTGCTGAAAGGTGAGCCCCAGCGCATCGCCGAGCTTTTCCTGCGACATGCCCAGCAAGGTCCGCCGCAGACGGATCCGCGAGCCGACATGGACATCGATCGGGCTCGGACGACCGTCCCGTTCAGTGCGATCGCTCATTCCATTTGCCGCCATACTCATCACCATCTCCAAGGCAATGGATCGTCGAACGATCCCGCACCGTTAAATCGCCGCAACTCCTCGCACCGTCACGATGCGGATCGGTCTCGATCGCCATAGCTGGAGCCATCGTCAGTCCCGAAGAC
This sequence is a window from Acidiphilium acidophilum. Protein-coding genes within it:
- a CDS encoding helix-turn-helix domain-containing protein; protein product: MAANGMSDRTERDGRPSPIDVHVGSRIRLRRTLLGMSQEKLGDALGLTFQQVQKYERGVNRVGASRLFDISRVLDVPISFFFDDMPEGMDATPMSGPRGRSHGFAEAQEPFGVGLDDHMTKRETLELVRAYYRIAEPTVRKRMFDLIKSLAPSDAFPSE